In Plutella xylostella chromosome 4, ilPluXylo3.1, whole genome shotgun sequence, a genomic segment contains:
- the LOC105380350 gene encoding homeotic protein spalt-major isoform X2 has protein sequence MFQFATIKFGIHQKVSTKTRLRRGESSGSCSEDEIHNAISEERVERREAHMCPRCQEQFQSVHEFLHHKRLCDQKALQMGEERMHSDPEEMVVSGDEEMDEPKRLEQVRRHRQDAENNNSLEDGDAEPDAPRVPLPFPVASHVTLEALQNTKVAVAQFAATAMANNADNEAALHELAVLQSTLFTLQHQQVFQLQLIRQLQNQLSLTRRKDDEESPPCSEQEMRSATPAARSPSPPPPPREPTPAAPPPPASQNLPSSHGHGRHTPKSEPLSIPKLPTSSPPMMSHPPYSSISSSLASTIITNNDPPPSLNEPNTLEMLQKRAQEVLDNASQGLLANNLADELAFRKSGKVSPYDGKSGGRNEPFFKHRCRYCGKVFGSDSALQIHIRSHTGERPFKCNVCGSRFTTKGNLKVHFQRHTAKFPHVKMNPNPIPEHLDKYHPPLLAQLSPGPIPGMPPHPLQFNPGAPGPFPPGLPLYRPPHHDLMPPRPLGDKPLPPHPLFSMREEQDAPADLSKPSAPSPLRSAPDMFKSEPHDEESQRDSSFEDTDRVTPKREPEENDATHEAEQERYPSTSPYDDCSMDSKYSNEDQIGRESPHVKPDPDQPENLSSSERGTPPSPAQSPLHAPRRSPLPSPPAPLAALGALGSSPFSPLGLAFPPAVRGNTTCNICYKTFACNSALEIHYRSHTKERPFKCTVCDRGFSTKSSGGGCRCKRPRPRPPHATALDLWNAFVYPGNMKQHMLTHKIRDMPPTFDKSSTGPPSEESTRDASPERRSSPDKLDLKRSPPAHPPPPLNHPSPLDMPPMPKRPAVPSGPPHQPPLQSSKHLCGVCRKNFSSSSALQIHMRTHTGDKPFRCAVCQKAFTTKGNLKVHMGTHMWSGGASRRGRRMSLELPPRPLHEPHDLLRRPDLFYPYLPAPFLNGMQQKLNEISVIQQSAGQNGVGKFPGLLGFGAFGGARGGAASPLERPPSLEGGDERQAAMRELAERGRELAERSRQLRDDDYRAALPPPAAQPSPPAPHLPHPLAALPPPARTEGLTV, from the exons ATGTTCCAATTTGCGACTATTAAATTCGGCATTCATCAGAAAGTGAGCACTAAAACGCGACTCCGGCGTG GTGAAAGTTCGGGATCGTGTTCCGAAGACGAGATCCACAATGCCATATCAGAGGAGAGGGTGGAGCGGCGCGAGGCGCACATGTGCCCGCGCTGCCAGGAGCAGTTCCAGAGCGTGCACGAGTTCCTGCACCACAAGCGCCTCTGCGACCAGAAGGCGCTGCAGATGGGCGAGGAGCGCATGCACTCCGACCCCGAGGAGATGGTGGTCTCCGGCGACGAGGAGATGGACGAGCCCAAGCGCCTGGAGCAGGTGCGCCGCCACCGCCAGGACGCCGAGAACAACAACAGCCTCGAGGACGGCGACGCCGAGCCCGACGCGCCGCGCGTGCCGCTGCCCTTCCCCGTCGCCAGCCACGTCACCCTCGAGGCACTCCAGAATACCAAAGTAGCCGTCGCACAATTCGCCGCCACGGCCATGGCCAATAATGCTGACAATGAGGCGGCCCTACATGAACTAGCAGTGCTACAGAGCACCCTATTCACGCTGCAACACCAACAAGTGTTTCAACTGCAACTAATACGCCAGTTACAAAATCAGCTATCGCTGACTCGAAGAAAGGACGACGAGGAGAGTCCCCCGTGCAGCGAGCAGGAGATGCGGTCGGCGACGCCCGCCGCGCGctcgccgtcgccgccgccgccgccgcgggaGCCCACCCCTGCcgccccccctccccccgccTCGCAGAACTTGCCCTCGAGCCACGGCCACGGCCGCCACACTCCCAAGTCGGAACCTCTGTCCATTCCTAAGCTTCCGACCTCCTCCCCGCCTATGATGTCCCACCCACCATACAGTTCCATATCTTCGTCGTTAGCCTCCACGATAATTACGAACAATGACCCTCCGCCATCTCTGAATGAACCGAATACACTGGAAATGCTCCAGAAACGAGCCCAAGAAGTACTCGACAACGCATCCCAAGGACTGCTAGCGAATAACCTCGCGGATGAACTGGCATTTAGAAAATCTGGAAAAGTTTCTCCGTACGACGGAAAGAGCGGAGGACGCAATGAGCCCTTCTTCAAACACCGCTGCAGATACTGCGGGAAAGTGTTCGGAAGCGATTCAGCTCTACAGATCCACATTCGTTCGCACACAGGTGAACGACCATTTAAATGTAATGTTTGTGGTTCCCGATTTACAACCAAAGGAAATCTTAAAGTACATTTCCAAAGACATACTGCAAAATTCCCGCATGTGAAGATGAACCCTAATCCAATACCAGAACATTTGGACAAGTACCACCCTCCGCTACTAGCCCAGCTGTCTCCGGGCCCGATCCCCGGCATGCCGCCCCACCCCCTGCAGTTCAACCCGGGCGCGCCGGGCCCCTTCCCGCCCGGCCTGCCGCTCTACAGGCCGCCGCACCACGACCTGATGCCGCCGCGGCCGCTCGGGGACAAACCCTTGCCTCCGCACCCCTTGTTCTCCATGAGAGAAGAACAGGACGCGCCGGCTGATCTCAGTAAACCGTCGGCACCCAGTCCGTTACGATCTGCGCCCGATATGTTCAAATCGGAGCCACACGACGAAGAAAGCCAACGAGATTCTAGTTTTGAGGACACAGATCGCGTCACGCCCAAGCGAGAACCCGAGGAGAATGACGCCACCCATGAGGCTGAGCAAGAGCGGTACCCCTCGACGTCTCCGTACGATGACTGCAGTATGGACTCCAAGTACAGCAACGAAGACCAGATTGGCAGGGAAAGCCCACACGTCAAGCCCGATCCTGACCAACCGGAAAACCTTTCAA GTTCGGAGCGCGGCACGCCCCCGTCGCCCGCGCAGTCGCCGCTgcacgcgccgcgccgctcgccgctgccgtcgccgcccgcgccgctggCCGCCCTGGGCGCGCTCGGCTCCTCGCCCTTCAGCCCGCTCGGACTCGCGTTCCCTCCCGCAG tGCGCGGCAACACCACGTGCAACATCTGCTACAAGACGTTCGCGTGCAACTCGGCGCTGGAGATCCACTACCGCAGCCACACCAAGGAGCGCCCCTTCAAGTGCACCGTCTGCGACCGCGGCTTCTCCACCAAG AGCAGTGGCGGCGGCTGCCGGTGCAAGCGCCCGCGCCCTCGCCCGCCGCACGCCACTGCTTTGGACCTGTGGAACGCCTTCGTCTACCCG GGCAACATGAAGCAGCACATGCTGACGCACAAGATCCGGGACATGCCTCCGACCTTCGACAAGAGCAGCACGGGGCCGCCGAGCGAGGAGAGCACCCGGGACGCGAGCCCCGAGCGCCGCTCCTCCCCGGACAAGCTGGACCTGAAGCGCTCGCCCCCCGCgcacccgccgccgcccctcAACCACCCCTCGCCGCTCGACATGCCGCCAATGCCGAAACGACCCGCTG TACCTAGCGGGCCGCCGCACCAGCCGCCACTACAATCCTCCAAGCACCTCTGTGGCGTCTGTCGCAAGAACTTCTCCTCATCATCAGCTCTGCAGATCCACATGCGGACACACACGGGGGACAAGCCCTTCCGCTGCGCCGTGTGCCAGAAGGCTTTCACCACTAAGGGGAATCTGAAG GTGCACATGGGCACGCACATGTGGTCCGGCGGCGCGTCGCGTCGCGGGCGCCGCATGTCGCTGGAGCTGCCGCCGCGGCCGCTGCATGAGCCCCACGACCTGCTGCGCCGCCCCGACCTCTTCTACCCGTACCTGCCCGCGCCCTTCTTGAACGGCATGCAGCAGAAG CTGAACGAGATATCAGTGATCCAGCAGAGCGCGGGCCAGAACGGCGTGGGCAAGTTCCCCGGGCTGCTCGGGTTCGGGGCGttcggcggcgcgcgcgggggggcgGCGTCCCCGCTGGAGCGGCCGCCGTCGCTGGAGGGCGGCGACGAGCGCCAGGCCGCCATGCGCGAGCTGGCGGAGCGTGGCCGCGAGCTGGCCGAGCGTAGTCGCCAGCTGCGCGACGACGACTACCGCGCAGCCCTGCCCCCGCCCGCCGCGCAGCCctccccgcccgcgccgcacCTGCCGCACCCCCTCGCCGCCctgccgccgcccgcgcgcaCCGAGGGACTCACCGTGTAG
- the LOC105380350 gene encoding homeotic protein spalt-major isoform X3: MFQFATIKFGIHQKVSTKTRLRRGESSGSCSEDEIHNAISEERVERREAHMCPRCQEQFQSVHEFLHHKRLCDQKALQMGEERMHSDPEEMVVSGDEEMDEPKRLEQVRRHRQDAENNNSLEDGDAEPDAPRVPLPFPVASHVTLEALQNTKVAVAQFAATAMANNADNEAALHELAVLQSTLFTLQHQQVFQLQLIRQLQNQLSLTRRKDDEESPPCSEQEMRSATPAARSPSPPPPPREPTPAAPPPPASQNLPSSHGHGRHTPKSEPLSIPKLPTSSPPMMSHPPYSSISSSLASTIITNNDPPPSLNEPNTLEMLQKRAQEVLDNASQGLLANNLADELAFRKSGKVSPYDGKSGGRNEPFFKHRCRYCGKVFGSDSALQIHIRSHTGERPFKCNVCGSRFTTKGNLKVHFQRHTAKFPHVKMNPNPIPEHLDKYHPPLLAQLSPGPIPGMPPHPLQFNPGAPGPFPPGLPLYRPPHHDLMPPRPLGDKPLPPHPLFSMREEQDAPADLSKPSAPSPLRSAPDMFKSEPHDEESQRDSSFEDTDRVTPKREPEENDATHEAEQERYPSTSPYDDCSMDSKYSNEDQIGRESPHVKPDPDQPENLSSSERGTPPSPAQSPLHAPRRSPLPSPPAPLAALGALGSSPFSPLGLAFPPAVRGNTTCNICYKTFACNSALEIHYRSHTKERPFKCTVCDRGFSTKSSGGGCRCKRPRPRPPHATALDLWNAFVYPQHMLTHKIRDMPPTFDKSSTGPPSEESTRDASPERRSSPDKLDLKRSPPAHPPPPLNHPSPLDMPPMPKRPAVPSGPPHQPPLQSSKHLCGVCRKNFSSSSALQIHMRTHTGDKPFRCAVCQKAFTTKGNLKVHMGTHMWSGGASRRGRRMSLELPPRPLHEPHDLLRRPDLFYPYLPAPFLNGMQQKLNEISVIQQSAGQNGVGKFPGLLGFGAFGGARGGAASPLERPPSLEGGDERQAAMRELAERGRELAERSRQLRDDDYRAALPPPAAQPSPPAPHLPHPLAALPPPARTEGLTV, from the exons ATGTTCCAATTTGCGACTATTAAATTCGGCATTCATCAGAAAGTGAGCACTAAAACGCGACTCCGGCGTG GTGAAAGTTCGGGATCGTGTTCCGAAGACGAGATCCACAATGCCATATCAGAGGAGAGGGTGGAGCGGCGCGAGGCGCACATGTGCCCGCGCTGCCAGGAGCAGTTCCAGAGCGTGCACGAGTTCCTGCACCACAAGCGCCTCTGCGACCAGAAGGCGCTGCAGATGGGCGAGGAGCGCATGCACTCCGACCCCGAGGAGATGGTGGTCTCCGGCGACGAGGAGATGGACGAGCCCAAGCGCCTGGAGCAGGTGCGCCGCCACCGCCAGGACGCCGAGAACAACAACAGCCTCGAGGACGGCGACGCCGAGCCCGACGCGCCGCGCGTGCCGCTGCCCTTCCCCGTCGCCAGCCACGTCACCCTCGAGGCACTCCAGAATACCAAAGTAGCCGTCGCACAATTCGCCGCCACGGCCATGGCCAATAATGCTGACAATGAGGCGGCCCTACATGAACTAGCAGTGCTACAGAGCACCCTATTCACGCTGCAACACCAACAAGTGTTTCAACTGCAACTAATACGCCAGTTACAAAATCAGCTATCGCTGACTCGAAGAAAGGACGACGAGGAGAGTCCCCCGTGCAGCGAGCAGGAGATGCGGTCGGCGACGCCCGCCGCGCGctcgccgtcgccgccgccgccgccgcgggaGCCCACCCCTGCcgccccccctccccccgccTCGCAGAACTTGCCCTCGAGCCACGGCCACGGCCGCCACACTCCCAAGTCGGAACCTCTGTCCATTCCTAAGCTTCCGACCTCCTCCCCGCCTATGATGTCCCACCCACCATACAGTTCCATATCTTCGTCGTTAGCCTCCACGATAATTACGAACAATGACCCTCCGCCATCTCTGAATGAACCGAATACACTGGAAATGCTCCAGAAACGAGCCCAAGAAGTACTCGACAACGCATCCCAAGGACTGCTAGCGAATAACCTCGCGGATGAACTGGCATTTAGAAAATCTGGAAAAGTTTCTCCGTACGACGGAAAGAGCGGAGGACGCAATGAGCCCTTCTTCAAACACCGCTGCAGATACTGCGGGAAAGTGTTCGGAAGCGATTCAGCTCTACAGATCCACATTCGTTCGCACACAGGTGAACGACCATTTAAATGTAATGTTTGTGGTTCCCGATTTACAACCAAAGGAAATCTTAAAGTACATTTCCAAAGACATACTGCAAAATTCCCGCATGTGAAGATGAACCCTAATCCAATACCAGAACATTTGGACAAGTACCACCCTCCGCTACTAGCCCAGCTGTCTCCGGGCCCGATCCCCGGCATGCCGCCCCACCCCCTGCAGTTCAACCCGGGCGCGCCGGGCCCCTTCCCGCCCGGCCTGCCGCTCTACAGGCCGCCGCACCACGACCTGATGCCGCCGCGGCCGCTCGGGGACAAACCCTTGCCTCCGCACCCCTTGTTCTCCATGAGAGAAGAACAGGACGCGCCGGCTGATCTCAGTAAACCGTCGGCACCCAGTCCGTTACGATCTGCGCCCGATATGTTCAAATCGGAGCCACACGACGAAGAAAGCCAACGAGATTCTAGTTTTGAGGACACAGATCGCGTCACGCCCAAGCGAGAACCCGAGGAGAATGACGCCACCCATGAGGCTGAGCAAGAGCGGTACCCCTCGACGTCTCCGTACGATGACTGCAGTATGGACTCCAAGTACAGCAACGAAGACCAGATTGGCAGGGAAAGCCCACACGTCAAGCCCGATCCTGACCAACCGGAAAACCTTTCAA GTTCGGAGCGCGGCACGCCCCCGTCGCCCGCGCAGTCGCCGCTgcacgcgccgcgccgctcgccgctgccgtcgccgcccgcgccgctggCCGCCCTGGGCGCGCTCGGCTCCTCGCCCTTCAGCCCGCTCGGACTCGCGTTCCCTCCCGCAG tGCGCGGCAACACCACGTGCAACATCTGCTACAAGACGTTCGCGTGCAACTCGGCGCTGGAGATCCACTACCGCAGCCACACCAAGGAGCGCCCCTTCAAGTGCACCGTCTGCGACCGCGGCTTCTCCACCAAG AGCAGTGGCGGCGGCTGCCGGTGCAAGCGCCCGCGCCCTCGCCCGCCGCACGCCACTGCTTTGGACCTGTGGAACGCCTTCGTCTACCCG CAGCACATGCTGACGCACAAGATCCGGGACATGCCTCCGACCTTCGACAAGAGCAGCACGGGGCCGCCGAGCGAGGAGAGCACCCGGGACGCGAGCCCCGAGCGCCGCTCCTCCCCGGACAAGCTGGACCTGAAGCGCTCGCCCCCCGCgcacccgccgccgcccctcAACCACCCCTCGCCGCTCGACATGCCGCCAATGCCGAAACGACCCGCTG TACCTAGCGGGCCGCCGCACCAGCCGCCACTACAATCCTCCAAGCACCTCTGTGGCGTCTGTCGCAAGAACTTCTCCTCATCATCAGCTCTGCAGATCCACATGCGGACACACACGGGGGACAAGCCCTTCCGCTGCGCCGTGTGCCAGAAGGCTTTCACCACTAAGGGGAATCTGAAG GTGCACATGGGCACGCACATGTGGTCCGGCGGCGCGTCGCGTCGCGGGCGCCGCATGTCGCTGGAGCTGCCGCCGCGGCCGCTGCATGAGCCCCACGACCTGCTGCGCCGCCCCGACCTCTTCTACCCGTACCTGCCCGCGCCCTTCTTGAACGGCATGCAGCAGAAG CTGAACGAGATATCAGTGATCCAGCAGAGCGCGGGCCAGAACGGCGTGGGCAAGTTCCCCGGGCTGCTCGGGTTCGGGGCGttcggcggcgcgcgcgggggggcgGCGTCCCCGCTGGAGCGGCCGCCGTCGCTGGAGGGCGGCGACGAGCGCCAGGCCGCCATGCGCGAGCTGGCGGAGCGTGGCCGCGAGCTGGCCGAGCGTAGTCGCCAGCTGCGCGACGACGACTACCGCGCAGCCCTGCCCCCGCCCGCCGCGCAGCCctccccgcccgcgccgcacCTGCCGCACCCCCTCGCCGCCctgccgccgcccgcgcgcaCCGAGGGACTCACCGTGTAG
- the LOC105380350 gene encoding homeotic protein spalt-major isoform X6, with protein sequence MFQFATIKFGIHQKVSTKTRLRRGESSGSCSEDEIHNAISEERVERREAHMCPRCQEQFQSVHEFLHHKRLCDQKALQMGEERMHSDPEEMVVSGDEEMDEPKRLEQVRRHRQDAENNNSLEDGDAEPDAPRVPLPFPVASHVTLEALQNTKVAVAQFAATAMANNADNEAALHELAVLQSTLFTLQHQQVFQLQLIRQLQNQLSLTRRKDDEESPPCSEQEMRSATPAARSPSPPPPPREPTPAAPPPPASQNLPSSHGHGRHTPKSEPLSIPKLPTSSPPMMSHPPYSSISSSLASTIITNNDPPPSLNEPNTLEMLQKRAQEVLDNASQGLLANNLADELAFRKSGKVSPYDGKSGGRNEPFFKHRCRYCGKVFGSDSALQIHIRSHTGERPFKCNVCGSRFTTKGNLKVHFQRHTAKFPHVKMNPNPIPEHLDKYHPPLLAQLSPGPIPGMPPHPLQFNPGAPGPFPPGLPLYRPPHHDLMPPRPLGDKPLPPHPLFSMREEQDAPADLSKPSAPSPLRSAPDMFKSEPHDEESQRDSSFEDTDRVTPKREPEENDATHEAEQERYPSTSPYDDCSMDSKYSNEDQIGRESPHVKPDPDQPENLSMRGNTTCNICYKTFACNSALEIHYRSHTKERPFKCTVCDRGFSTKSSGGGCRCKRPRPRPPHATALDLWNAFVYPGNMKQHMLTHKIRDMPPTFDKSSTGPPSEESTRDASPERRSSPDKLDLKRSPPAHPPPPLNHPSPLDMPPMPKRPAVPSGPPHQPPLQSSKHLCGVCRKNFSSSSALQIHMRTHTGDKPFRCAVCQKAFTTKGNLKVHMGTHMWSGGASRRGRRMSLELPPRPLHEPHDLLRRPDLFYPYLPAPFLNGMQQKLNEISVIQQSAGQNGVGKFPGLLGFGAFGGARGGAASPLERPPSLEGGDERQAAMRELAERGRELAERSRQLRDDDYRAALPPPAAQPSPPAPHLPHPLAALPPPARTEGLTV encoded by the exons ATGTTCCAATTTGCGACTATTAAATTCGGCATTCATCAGAAAGTGAGCACTAAAACGCGACTCCGGCGTG GTGAAAGTTCGGGATCGTGTTCCGAAGACGAGATCCACAATGCCATATCAGAGGAGAGGGTGGAGCGGCGCGAGGCGCACATGTGCCCGCGCTGCCAGGAGCAGTTCCAGAGCGTGCACGAGTTCCTGCACCACAAGCGCCTCTGCGACCAGAAGGCGCTGCAGATGGGCGAGGAGCGCATGCACTCCGACCCCGAGGAGATGGTGGTCTCCGGCGACGAGGAGATGGACGAGCCCAAGCGCCTGGAGCAGGTGCGCCGCCACCGCCAGGACGCCGAGAACAACAACAGCCTCGAGGACGGCGACGCCGAGCCCGACGCGCCGCGCGTGCCGCTGCCCTTCCCCGTCGCCAGCCACGTCACCCTCGAGGCACTCCAGAATACCAAAGTAGCCGTCGCACAATTCGCCGCCACGGCCATGGCCAATAATGCTGACAATGAGGCGGCCCTACATGAACTAGCAGTGCTACAGAGCACCCTATTCACGCTGCAACACCAACAAGTGTTTCAACTGCAACTAATACGCCAGTTACAAAATCAGCTATCGCTGACTCGAAGAAAGGACGACGAGGAGAGTCCCCCGTGCAGCGAGCAGGAGATGCGGTCGGCGACGCCCGCCGCGCGctcgccgtcgccgccgccgccgccgcgggaGCCCACCCCTGCcgccccccctccccccgccTCGCAGAACTTGCCCTCGAGCCACGGCCACGGCCGCCACACTCCCAAGTCGGAACCTCTGTCCATTCCTAAGCTTCCGACCTCCTCCCCGCCTATGATGTCCCACCCACCATACAGTTCCATATCTTCGTCGTTAGCCTCCACGATAATTACGAACAATGACCCTCCGCCATCTCTGAATGAACCGAATACACTGGAAATGCTCCAGAAACGAGCCCAAGAAGTACTCGACAACGCATCCCAAGGACTGCTAGCGAATAACCTCGCGGATGAACTGGCATTTAGAAAATCTGGAAAAGTTTCTCCGTACGACGGAAAGAGCGGAGGACGCAATGAGCCCTTCTTCAAACACCGCTGCAGATACTGCGGGAAAGTGTTCGGAAGCGATTCAGCTCTACAGATCCACATTCGTTCGCACACAGGTGAACGACCATTTAAATGTAATGTTTGTGGTTCCCGATTTACAACCAAAGGAAATCTTAAAGTACATTTCCAAAGACATACTGCAAAATTCCCGCATGTGAAGATGAACCCTAATCCAATACCAGAACATTTGGACAAGTACCACCCTCCGCTACTAGCCCAGCTGTCTCCGGGCCCGATCCCCGGCATGCCGCCCCACCCCCTGCAGTTCAACCCGGGCGCGCCGGGCCCCTTCCCGCCCGGCCTGCCGCTCTACAGGCCGCCGCACCACGACCTGATGCCGCCGCGGCCGCTCGGGGACAAACCCTTGCCTCCGCACCCCTTGTTCTCCATGAGAGAAGAACAGGACGCGCCGGCTGATCTCAGTAAACCGTCGGCACCCAGTCCGTTACGATCTGCGCCCGATATGTTCAAATCGGAGCCACACGACGAAGAAAGCCAACGAGATTCTAGTTTTGAGGACACAGATCGCGTCACGCCCAAGCGAGAACCCGAGGAGAATGACGCCACCCATGAGGCTGAGCAAGAGCGGTACCCCTCGACGTCTCCGTACGATGACTGCAGTATGGACTCCAAGTACAGCAACGAAGACCAGATTGGCAGGGAAAGCCCACACGTCAAGCCCGATCCTGACCAACCGGAAAACCTTTCAA tGCGCGGCAACACCACGTGCAACATCTGCTACAAGACGTTCGCGTGCAACTCGGCGCTGGAGATCCACTACCGCAGCCACACCAAGGAGCGCCCCTTCAAGTGCACCGTCTGCGACCGCGGCTTCTCCACCAAG AGCAGTGGCGGCGGCTGCCGGTGCAAGCGCCCGCGCCCTCGCCCGCCGCACGCCACTGCTTTGGACCTGTGGAACGCCTTCGTCTACCCG GGCAACATGAAGCAGCACATGCTGACGCACAAGATCCGGGACATGCCTCCGACCTTCGACAAGAGCAGCACGGGGCCGCCGAGCGAGGAGAGCACCCGGGACGCGAGCCCCGAGCGCCGCTCCTCCCCGGACAAGCTGGACCTGAAGCGCTCGCCCCCCGCgcacccgccgccgcccctcAACCACCCCTCGCCGCTCGACATGCCGCCAATGCCGAAACGACCCGCTG TACCTAGCGGGCCGCCGCACCAGCCGCCACTACAATCCTCCAAGCACCTCTGTGGCGTCTGTCGCAAGAACTTCTCCTCATCATCAGCTCTGCAGATCCACATGCGGACACACACGGGGGACAAGCCCTTCCGCTGCGCCGTGTGCCAGAAGGCTTTCACCACTAAGGGGAATCTGAAG GTGCACATGGGCACGCACATGTGGTCCGGCGGCGCGTCGCGTCGCGGGCGCCGCATGTCGCTGGAGCTGCCGCCGCGGCCGCTGCATGAGCCCCACGACCTGCTGCGCCGCCCCGACCTCTTCTACCCGTACCTGCCCGCGCCCTTCTTGAACGGCATGCAGCAGAAG CTGAACGAGATATCAGTGATCCAGCAGAGCGCGGGCCAGAACGGCGTGGGCAAGTTCCCCGGGCTGCTCGGGTTCGGGGCGttcggcggcgcgcgcgggggggcgGCGTCCCCGCTGGAGCGGCCGCCGTCGCTGGAGGGCGGCGACGAGCGCCAGGCCGCCATGCGCGAGCTGGCGGAGCGTGGCCGCGAGCTGGCCGAGCGTAGTCGCCAGCTGCGCGACGACGACTACCGCGCAGCCCTGCCCCCGCCCGCCGCGCAGCCctccccgcccgcgccgcacCTGCCGCACCCCCTCGCCGCCctgccgccgcccgcgcgcaCCGAGGGACTCACCGTGTAG